The Calditrichota bacterium DNA window AAATTCGTAAACCTGACCGATTCCGCTAACAAGGCGAAGTGTCAGGCCAATCAGGGTGCCGTAAACTCTGCAGTCGCAATGCAATATGCGGTCGTAGTTGCGGCAGATCCAACGCAAGCCGCTTGGCTTGAAAACCTCGCCATGAATGGCGTTCAGGCGGGTTGGTTTGCTACCGGAGCAGTCCCGACTTGCCCAACCGGCGGCACTTATACCCTTACCAACGGTAACGTCGTCTGTTCTGTGGTAGCGCATCGACCATAGTCTCAGATAGAGCATTCCCTCAAGGCGCCGGGCAGGTCCCGGCGCCTCCTTTTTTTGCTCGCTATCAAGCATAGCACTTTGCTTCGATCAGACTTATTGTGATTAGGAGTTGGCACACCAGTTGCAAAGTCTTCCGGCAAAAGGCAGTAAGATCCTGTCATACACCATTTCAACAAAGAGGCATAAAATGCTCTCAGCGCTTCGCAGTGACAAGGGTTTCACCCTCGTCGAACTTATCATGGTGATCGTCATCATCGGCATTCTGGCATCCGTAGCGGTCCCGAAGTTCGTCAACCTCTCCGATTCGGCTAACAAGGCGAAATGCCAGGCCAATCAAGGAGCGGTCAACTCGGCCGTGGCTATGCAGTATGCACAGATCGTCGCCGCCGATCCGACCCAGGCGGCATGGCTCGAGAACCTCGCCATGAACGGCGTCCAGGCCGGCTGGTTTGCCACCGGTGCGGTCCCGGCCTGCCCGACAGGAGGAACCTACACGCTGACCAATGGCAACGTGGTCTGTTCCGTAGTGGCGCATCGTCCGTAACACGACCTGTTCCAAACTGAAACAGGGCCGGCTTCCCGACCGGTTGGGGAGTCGGCCCTGTTGCGCATTGTATAGCCTCAGACGAGTGCACCAGATGACTCCCAAAAACTTATCCGATTGTGGCTATACGATGATAGAGATTATATTGACGATCCTTATTCTCGGCATCTTGATGGCCGTGGCGATTCCGCGATTCATTCGCCTGACCGAGGAAACCGACCGTTCCCGATGTGCTGCCGAGCGAGGCGCTATCAACTCAGCCCTGATGATTACATACAACGCTCTTAATGTGCGTGATCCAGCCTATGTTAACTGGCTAGCGACCGTCAGCATCAATGCGCTATCCGATACGATGTTCGCTACCCGCCACATCCCGGTCTGTCCCCGAGGCGGGACGTTCATGATAGTCAATGGTCAGACGACTTGTTCGCTGCACGGCCAGTAGGTTGTCGTAGATAGCATGAGACGTCGCTCCCGTATGTAAATAGTTATAATGCAGTAGTTGATGTATATCACACGACCTTGCCGGTCTAAATCACCTACGGCGCAAACTAATCAGTCTTAAGATGTAGTAGAGTATTAGGTTCCAATCGAAACCCAATGGAGAAGAAGATGTCCAAGTTCCAGAACCGGTCGTCGGAATCCGATGCGCGTCGAGCGCATGAGGACGGGTTCACCACTGTCGAATTGATCATTGCCATCGTAGTCGTCGCAGCCATATCGGTGATCGCCATCATGCGCTTCGGCGGCCAGAGCGAGCGAACCGCACAGTCGGTGGCCGAGATCATCATCAGCGATCTCGCCTACGCCCAGGAGGCTGCCATAGCTGCCGGCAAAGGCGTCCAGATTGCCCTTGCAGCCAGTTGTGGCGGCTGTGAAGACAACAGGCAAGGCCTGGGCCACGACGAAAACATTCGCGGTGAAGGCGTCAATGGCAACGGCCGGGGGCATGGATACGGCTATGGCCACCTGCATCATTGTGACGAATCATGCCGCGTAAGCCAGACCCCCGAAGGAGGCTATGCAGTCAACTACTCCGACGGAATGCCGGTCAACTACCCGGCTGCGGCGGCGTTGATGAACCTCCGCGAACAGGTCGTCGTCGAAATGACCGTGAACCGCATCCAGTTTGACTCTGGCGGTCGCCTCGTCCTGCCTGGCTATAACTGGAGTGAAGGTCAACAAGCCGCTACCGTCATCACTGTCAACAACCGTTACCGCGTCAATGTCGCGCGTGAAACCGGCAAGTCATGGGTTACGGAAGGGTAGTGTTGCGAAACAACTCGGGTTTCTCGAGGCGTTTTCGATTTCCGCGCTCGTTAGTTATATTGTAGTTGTATGGAAATCGGAAGTAATGTTTGCCTGATGAAAACTTCATCAAACACCAGGAGAAGGACGCGGTTACTGCTCATCCGTGACGACGGCTTCACGACGCTTGAGGTCATCATGATCATCGTCGTTGTAGTTGCCATTTCGGTCGTAGCCGTTACGCGCTTCGGCTCACAGAGCGACCGGGTACCCCGTGCTGTAGCAGAGATGATGATTAGCGACATTGCCTACGCTCAAGAAGCCGCAATAGCGCGCGGAATGGGTGTCCAGATCACGGTCTGCGCGACCTGCAACAATTGCGAAGACCGGCAGAAGGAACGTGGCCGACGTGGTAGGCGCGGACGCGCAAGAGGTCATGAGGAAGGTCATGGTCGTGGCAACGACGAGGAACGTGGCGGCAACGACAATGGCCAAGGACGGGGTCGCGGCGGCCACGATGACGACGACGATAGACAAGGACGGGGTCGCGGCGGCCACGATGACGACGACGATAGACAAGGACAGGGTTACGGCCATAACGACGATCATCGCGGGCGCGGCCGTCGCGGTCACGGTCGCGGGCACGGCTATGGGTATGGTCATCATCATCGCTGCGATAATCAGTGCACTTGCGACTGGGCTGAGGGCGGCTATAGCATTACCTATTCGGATGGCACACCAGTTGAGTTCCCCGCTTCGGCAGCTTCATTTGACATCGCCGACGATGTGGAAATATCCATCCCCACCGGCACACTTAGGTTCGACTCCTCCGGGAGACTCTTACTTCCATCTTACAACTGGGCCGATTCTCAAACCTCTTATCCAGCAATTGTAATCGACGGCCGGGTGACCATCAATATCGCCCGTGAGACGGGTAAGGCTTGGATAACCGGCAGTTGAATCCTCACCGGGGGGGAGGCCGGCTAATTCGACTGGTGGGCCGCCTGCGAAGAATGGATGGCTACAGTCTAATCGAGTTAGTGATGGCGATAGTCCTGGCCACTATCGCTTTTCCCGGTATTGTGACGATGTTCACCAGCATCTATGTCAATGGCGGCAATGGCGAACTGATGACTGTCGCCAATTTGCTCGCCGTCGAGCAGATGGAAGTCATCCTCGCCGATAAAGCCGGGTCCGGGGCTGGATTTGGCTATGCCAATATCACTTCCGCAAAGTATGGCTCGGTAAGTCCAGCCGCCCCGTTCAACGCCTATGGTCGTGCCGTAACTGTTACTGCAGTCAACATCGACGGCGACGAAGACTACCCCGCCAAACAAGTCGTCGTCCGAGTCACGCACCCAAAGATACCAGACGTCATCCTCACCTGCCTTATCACCGATCACCCCGGACTGAATCAATGAAGCGCTGGCACCTCGACGATGGCTTCACCATCATCGAGATTATCATCGTCCTTGTGATTACCGGCATCTTCGCGGCAATGTTCTCCGAGACGATCGTATCGACGATGACGATCTACTCCGATAGTAACCTTCGCAAGAACGCCCACATCGATTTGAAGCGAACTTTCGAACAGTTCGCCTCCGATGTTCGCTCCTGGCAGTCGTGGCAGTCAGCGATCTCCAACACCGTTGCCGATCTAAATCGCGTTGGAACAGCCCGCCATCAGAACGGGACGATTTATTATATCAACAATCTTCGACTCGCCTACTCCCTTGCCAGTGGGGCTCTTCGCTTTCAACGCAGCGATGTCGGCAACTGGTCGAATCTCTATATGCTCATTCCCGCCGGTATCACTATGAACTCCTCGCGATTCACCGAGACTGTTGCCGGAGGTAAGCGACGGGTTACAATCGAAGTTGTGATGACCACAAATAACAAACCGTTTCGGGCACGGACGACGATCTTCCCCCGGAAAGGTTAGGCGCTGTGCGATGATCAAGGGACTTGCAGGGCTTGCTCGTAGATTCCGCAGTTGGGAACGCGTTGCCGAAAGAGGCAATGTCTTGATTACGGGCGTCATCATGCTCTCGTTTCTAACCCTCTACGGCGCGGTCCTTATGGCGCGAATGATCCTCGACGCCGACTCATCCGCCCGGAGGTTGATCACCACCCGTTCGCTCTACCTGGCAGAAGGAGGTATCCAATGGGGTCGCAAGTATCTCACAAACAATACCAGCGCTACAACCCTCGGCCCTATCAACTATGCCGGCGGCCGCCTCACGGTTGTGATCGAGCAGGGTTCGGTGCGTTACCCCAACTACAACACCTCCACCAACGTTTACCGTATCACCGCCACCGCCGAGGTCGGCGAGACACGCCGGGTCATAGAGGAAGTCCGCTACCGGGGGGGAGGCTCGAACAAGCAATTGATGTACTGGCGGGAGGCGGTGGACGACCAGTTCTAACCTTGCCATTCGCTTGACATTCGACCTGAACATGTGCATATTTGAATCTTGAACTGACCACGACCTCCAACAACACTTCTCTCCCGATGGACTTCGATCAGAATCTGCTTGCACTGCTGAAGGATGTACTCTTGATCAGCGCGCTAATCCTCTTCATCGCCGGCTCTTTCTTTTTCTTCGTTCCGGCCTTGCTGGTCAAGTGGAATACCGTTGGCAACACCTGGCTTGGCCCCGGGGATGACGCTCATCGCAGCGGCGTCTGGCGACGCATCATATCCGCGGATTATGCGATCTTTCGTAACCACCGTATCACCGGCGGGGTGATGTGGGGCTTATCATCGTTCTTTCTGATCATTTACACACTCTACAGATGACGCTTCAGTGGCGTCGCACCCCGATTTCGCTTGATTCCCGAATATTCAGTTGATCGTTTAAGGTATCATACCTACGGGAGCAGCGACCGACCTCCACTCCTGTTGCTGCACGGCTGGGGCGGTAACGGACAGACACTAAGAGCATTCGGTGAACCGCTATCCATTCACATGCGGGTATTTGCACCGGACTTGCCTGGTTTCGGCGATTCGCCCGAGCCTGCCGGGTATAGCGGATCCGAAGACTACCTCAGAATCCTGCTGAACTGGCTTGATAAACTTCATATTACCCGGCTCGATATAATCGCTCATAGTTTCGGCGGCAGGATTGCCATTCGGATGGCAGCCGAACATCCGGACCTTGTCGGCAAACTCATATTGACCGCCAGTGCTGGTGTTAGACCTCACCGTAGGATGGGGACCTCGGTCAGAATACTTGCAGCGAAGAGTCTAAGAAGACTTGGGCAGGTCGTTGGGGGCTCGATCGGATCTCACATCGAGAATCGGCGACAGGCTCTTGGATCAGCAGACTGGAGGTCTGCTTCGCCGGTGATGCGTGGAGTATTGAGCCGGGTGATAAAGGAAGATCTTTCTGATGAAATGAAACGAATCACAGCACCGACACTGTTGTTGTGGGGTAAAGACGACCGCGAGACGCCGCTCTGGATGGGGCGGAGAATGGCTGAACTTATACCGCAGTCCAAACTGACTATTATCGAGCGAGCCGGTCATTATCCTTTTCTGGACCGACCCGGCGAAGCCGTTGCCGCAGTTTGGAAACACCTTGCATTGCCCGATGCCTGGTAGACTTAGCCCTTCAGCCGACCGCCGGGCTGGCCAGAGTGTCATACTTAACGAGCGAGCCATCTAATTGAAACATTGATATCAAGCAGACGTCAAACCACTTGGCCTATAGATACATCGTCTCCCCACTGTTAACCCTGCTGGGATTCTCAACCTTCACTATAGCCGAAGTGAAGACCAGAACCATTGAGTATCTCGTCGATGGCGTCACCTGTGAAGGCTACTTCGCCTGGGATGACGCTGTAACAGCGCCGCGTCCCGGCATACTCGTCTTGCACGAGTGGAAAGGTCTCGAAGACTACGCCCGCGATCGTACCGAAGCCCTGGCGAGGCTTGGATATGTCGCTTTCGCTGCCGACATGTATGGCAAGGATATCCGCCCTAAGACTCGCGAGGAGGCAATGACCGAATCCGGCCGCCTGCGCAATGATCGTGCACTGGTGAGAAGGCGAGCCAACGCCTCACTTGAATTGCTCAAATCAAAGTCGTCTGTGGATTCGTCCCGCCTGGCGGCAATCGGCTATTGCTTCGGTGGTATGTGCGCCCTTGAACTCGCGCGCAGCGGGGCAGAACTGAAGGGTGTAGTATCGTTCCATGGATCGCTCGATACACCCGACTTGGTTTCAGCCGGACAGGTGAAAGCCAAGTTGCTTGTCCTGCACGGCGCCGCCGATCCGGCCGTTCCTCCAGACAAGGTCCGTGCTTTTGAAAGCGAAATGACTGCGGCAGGTGTTGACTGGCAGTTGGTTTCTTATGGAGGTGCGGTCCACGCCTTCACCAACCCTAATGCCGGAAACAACCCTTCTACCGGTGCAGCCTACGACCCCAAAGCCGCGGCTCGTTCCTGGAAAGCAATGCAGACTTTCTTCGACGAACTGTTCTCCGGGCGATAATACATTTCATGCTCGAAGGGTTATCGGCACGCATACCGGTTGCGTGTTGAAGGTAGTGTTCTTACATTTAAGGTTCGATGGGCCGGTGCCAGGCCGGCTGAATTCGACGGGGACGTAGCTCAGTTGGTTAGAGTGACGGCCTGTCACGCCGTAGGTCGCGAGTTCGAGTCTCGTCGTCCCCGCACCAGCATAAAGGAAAGCCCGGTTCAAATGAGCCGGGCTTTCCTTTTTTCAAGCCTATGACCGATCAGTCTTCGTTGCAGATGACGCCTCTGAGCGCCGACCAAGCCGCTGTTCCCGGGCTTGCCAAATAGGTTTGCCCGAGCCCCTGCTTGCCCGGGAAGTTGCGATTCGAAGTCGAGACCTGAACTTCATCCCGACCCGTCATTCCGATTTGGCCTGAAGCGCAGCCTCCGCAGCCAGCCGGGCCGATAATTGCACCCGCCCGGACAAGTTCAGCCAAAGTTCCATCCTCTATTAGTTTCAGATAGACCTCCCGCGTCGCGGGCACCATCTTTAACATTACCCCCTCGGCGATTTTCCGTCCCTTTAGAACATCGGCTACCGCCCGAAAGTCTTCCCACCGGCCGTTGGTGCAAGATCCCACAAATACTGAATCGACAGGCACATTTCCAAACTCCCGCACTGGTCTGGCGCCATTTGGAGATGGCGGTGGAGACACCAGTGGTTCAAGTCGGCTTACATCGAACCGAAGATGATCAACATAGTCGGTGCCGGGGTCTGCCGCCGGTTGCTTGTGCGCAACCCCAAAACGTTCCCAATAGAACTTTTCGATCACCTCTGAAGGCGGAAGAAAGAAGCCGATAGCACCTGCCTCGGTCGCCATTGAGCAGAGCGTTAGCCGACCTGCAAGGTCAAGTGCATCGATGGCTTCGCCGGCCAACTCAACAGCAAAGCCGAGGGACAAATCGGTGCCAAGTTGACCAAGCAGAAATAGCGCGACATCTTTGGCCGATGTGTTGGAGGGAGGATGACCGATTAGTTCAACCCGGAGTGTGGGCGGGATCTCAAAAAAGGTCTTGCCGGTTCGGAAGACGAATGCCACATCCGTGTCGCCCATGCCTTGACCGAAGGCACCGACCGCGCTGAGGATGTTGAAGTGACTGTCTGTGCCGATAGCCGTTGAACCGGGACGGACTAAACCCCTTTCGATAGCCAGATGTGTGCCGATGCCGGCATCGACGTCGAAAAGCCGCACCCCCTCGGAGCGCGCGAATTTGCGCAGTAAGTGTTGGTTGTCGGCATAACCGGTCGTGTTGGCTGGAGCATTGGTATCGAACGTGAAGAACGTCCGCTTCGGATCGGCGACGTAGTCTCCGCTGAATCGCGAGCGAAGTTGCGAAACGACGCCCGGACCGCCAAAGTCCCGTGCCGAACGATAATCGACATCGATCCACAGGTAATCGCCTGCGCCCGTGGACTTTCCTACCGAATGCGCCCGCAGAATCTTCTCAATGATGGTAGCCAATGCCGCTCTCCCGGGTCATCCGTTGATTAACAAAGAAAATGGTGCAATACTCGCGCCAAGTCCTCACGAGGAGGAGAGTCGCATACTTGATCAGTTGCTATAACTTTTCCTAACCTTCGCCTGCCACTATTCAAGTGTCCGTCAAGGAGGCCGATAGAGGAGAGGAAGTGCAATCAGGGGTGCCTTTCGCGATATGCGGATGTCCTGGAAGGCAAAGATCGCTCCACCTGGGAAACGCGGATGGCCAATGAACTATTCCAATGCCGACCCGCCGGGACTGCTGACCGCCGCGCAGGTCGTTTCGATGACGGGGGTCAGCAAATCGACGCTGCGGCATTGGGAGCGTGAATTCCGCGACTTCCTTGAGACCGCTATCGAAGAACAAAACGGCCGACGCCTCTTTCGAGCCGACGCCGTATCCAAGATAGAGAGAATAAAAGCCCTGGTGCTGGAGCAGGGACTTACCCTTCAGGGAGTTCGCAAGCATCTCCAGTCACTTGCCACAGACAAGCGAACACTTCCCTTGACGGCAGTCGAAGAGAAAGCACGGCGATTGGCTGATATCGTTACCGACCATATCATCAAGCGCCTTTTCACATCGGTGAAGCAGGAGTAACATACTGACGGCGGTTTCGGCATATCATAGCCAAACCGTCGGCAACCGGAGCAACCCACACGGAACGGCCCCGTAAGTTTCCAAACCCCTTGCAAGCGGGGCCGTGGGCCAACGCGGCGCGGCAGAGATTATCCACCTCTGCCGCGCCAAACATCCCGCATTCCGACTACATCCCTCGTAACACTAACCGACGCCGGACGATTCATCCGATTCTTCCGTCTAATCCAACTTATTCAGTGTTTCTATTCACCGGGCACCCGTTGCTGAGGATGGTCTGGCTGTGCCTGCTGTTGGCTTGTTCGCAAGCCGATGCGCCTCGCGCCGGTGCCTTAACAAATAATCGCAAACTGATGGTCGCTCCTGAATTCCCAGCTGGACTCGATTGGGTCAACACACCCGGTCCGATTCGACTCTCAGACCTCAAAGGCAAGGTCGTCCTGCTCGACTTCTGGACATACTGTTGCATCAACTGCATGCACATCATACCTGACCTGAAGCGACTCGAACGGGAGTTTCCCGTCGAACTCGTCGTGATCGGGGTGCATAGCGCCAAGTTTACACAGGAGGGCCGCACCGAAAACATACGTCAAGCCGTCGCGCGCTACGAAATCGAACACCCCGTGGTGAACGACTACCGCTTCGTAGTATGGCAGTCTTACGGCGCCAATGCCTGGCCTACTGTCGTCCTGATAGATCCCTTGGGCCGGATTGTGATGCAGGCGGCTGGAGAAGGTGTCTATGCTCGCTTTGCCGAACCGATCCGCAAGTTGGTGGTAGAGTATAGCAAGCAAGGTGTTCTGACTCGGGACCCTTTGAAGTTGACAGCCGGTGGACCTTCGCCAGCTGCACGAGCATTCTCCTTCCCGGGCAAGGTGACCGCTGATGAGACCGGCCGTCGCCTCTTCATTTCGGATCAAAACAGGAACCGGATAGTCATCTGGGATGCGCAAAATGAGCGAGTCATCGACGTAATCGGATCCGGTGAGACCGGACTGAAGGATGGTCAATTCGAATCGGCAACCTTCAATCATCCGCAGGGGATGACTTTGGTCGGTGATCGTCTCTACATCGCCGATACCGAGAATCATGCCATCCGGGAAGCGGACTTAACGTCCCGAATGGTAACGACGCTGGCGGGGAATGGATCGCAACTTCTATGGCCTCGGGGCGGTGGGAAGGGGAGCGAGACGGCCCTCAGTTCACCTTGGGATATAGTGCATCGAGACGGCCTTATCTATATTGCGATGGCTGGAACGCATCAGATCTGGACTCTGAGGATCGCCGACGGATGGGTCGAGCCTTTTGCCGGATCTGGCAGGGAAGGGCTGCACGATGGACCCCGACTGGCTGCGGCTTTAGCCCAGCCGAGCGGTTTGGCGCTTCTTGGCGACCGAATCTACTTCGCAGACAGCGAAGTCTCGGCTATTCGATTTGTAGAACTTGGTGATGGAGGACAGGTCGGCACTGTAGTAGGAGAAGACCTCTTTGAGTTCGGTGATCGTGATGGCATCGGTGACGCTGTCCGTCTGCAGCATCCTCTCGGCATCGCCACCGATGGGAAGGTCCTCTATATCGCTGACACCTATAACAGCAAGGTCAAGATCATCGACCCGTCCGACCGATCCAGCCGAACGCTCTATGGCAATGGCGAACCGGGACTTGCCGACGGTGAAGGGAAGATGGCCCGCCTTTACGAACCGGGTGGCATCGCCTGGGCTGCGGGGCGACTCTACATAGCCGACACCAATAACCACCTCATCCGTTCTGCCGACCCATCCGGGCGCGAATTGACAACATTGCAGATCGAGGTGTCTGCACGGTCTGCTGTCACCACACTCAAACCCGACACTTTGGATGGATTGTCAGTCGGCGAAGGTAAGGGGGCGCTTGTTTTGCGAATCTCGCTGCCCACAGGTATGAAACTGAACGATGGTGCGCCAGTAGTAGTTACGCTGACTGATGGTGGAGGAGTCATCGATTTGCCAACCGGCACAAGCCGCGAATTTCGTATCGACGAACTGTTCGAACTGCCGGTAGTTTGGATGTCCGGCAGGGGAGTAATGTCGCTTGAGGTAAGCTATGTTTATTGCGGTGAGATCGATCCGGACCTTTGCTATCCCGGCCATCACCGGATCGCGCTTCCGGTCGATGTCGTCGAAACTGGAGTCAGTCGCGCTGCTTTGACACTTAAGCCCAGACCCAAAATGTGAAACGCCCGACCGGCTGGTCAGGCGTTTCCAAGCGATCCTCATCCATGTGGAGACGCCGGGAATCGAACCCGGGTCCGAAGGCACGGCTCAAGCAGTCACTACGAGCGTAGTCAACCTTTGAGTCTCGAGGTCATCCCGCGGATTGACGCGACAGCATGACCTCCAGCAGCAGGATTACTGCAGATGCGCCCTGCGGCGCAACGCATCCGAGGATCGCCGGATGAAGCCTCGTCCGACACGGCGACCAGCGGCGGAGAGGCGTGCTGCACTAATTTAGGTTAGGCAGCGAGTGCATACGAGTAATCGTTGGCACTTGTGGTGTTCAGCCTTTTGGCGGGGTGACCGAAACCCCCGGCTCGCGACTACAGGCACCGACTTGCCCCCGTCGAAACCAATCGTCCCCATTGACTTTGTCATTGCCGAGCAACAGCATGACAAAACCAGTTTCATCTTCTGTCTGCACATACATGATACGAAATCAATCAGCAAAAGTCAACTCCTCCTCCATCAGCATCTGCGATCTACCGGCTCGAGTGCTCTATGTCGAGAATGTCATCCTTTCCAGCATAGGGCTTGGTCTCAAGTTTCACAATGCGTTTCATCTGCTCGATTAGCGAGACCATTCGCTCGACCGCCGGATTAATGCGGGAAGCGAGAAGCCGCAATTCGCTCTCGATAAGTTCTGGTCGAGTGATCAACTCTGCAATGGTCACCAATGCTTGCAATGGTTGCGACAATTCATGCGCCAGCCCACCGGTGATTTGACGGACAGCGTCGAGTTTCTGAGCCCGGACGCGTTGCTCCTCGAGTTGCCGTTGGTCGGATACGTTCCGCGAGGCCGCAAGGAGGACATTTCGTCCGTTAAGTTCTGCTGACGAAACCGTAACCTGTACCGGCACCTTTCGGCCGTCGCGAGTCAGATTGATGCCATCCAACACCCCAATTCCATCGCCTATTCGTTTAAGGTCGTCATACATCGCATCCCATCGCTCTTCGGGGGTCAGTTGTTGAATTGGCAAACCGATCAATTCCCTCCGGCTGTAGCCGAGTTGCCCGGCGGCGGCATTGTTCGCGTCGATGACCTTTAGTGTGCCGGCATCAATGATAAATGTTGGATCACCTGATCGCTCGAAGAGTAGCCGGTATCGCGTCTCCAGTTCGATCACTGCACGGTTAAGGGATACGCGGTGAGACATATCGCTTACGATCCACATCAGACCGATGCGCCGGAGATTCTTGTCTTTGATAACCGTCACCCCATGGAGTGCCGGGAAGAGGTCCCCTGACCCGCGTCGCATCATCATATCGAAGTGCAGTGTTCCCAAAGCCTTTAACTTCGATCTGATGTTGCCAAGCACCTCATTGCGTCGCTCCGGCTCCGCAATCAGATCGAATGGCGACTGCCCGATTAGCGCACCTGCGGAAGTCTCGAACATCCGGGCTGCAGCCAGATTGGTGCGGTGGACTGCCATTGTCTCTTCGTCGAGTAGGAATATCGCATCCTCGATCCCGTCGAATACCGCATTGAGTGTTGTGACGATGTCCGAAGGTGTGTCCTGGTCCGGTTCGTCTTGAGTTTGCACTACATTGACGAGACCGATGACGACCCGCTCGACTCCTGTTCCAACAACCGTAAGTATCAACTCCCGGCGATCCTTGGCACCCTCAACCTTAATCAACTGAAAAAGCGCACTTCCATTTCCATTGGAGATAAAGTGCCCGTATCGTCCGCGATCTGATGGTTCAATCCAGTTATATAACCTATCAGTGACTTCGCGAGCATACAGTTCTGTAGTCAACCGCAAGCCTAACAACTCAATCCAAACAGTTCCCGCGATGGCAATCCGTTCGCCGGTCAGGACGATCATCTCCCGATTTACTATACGACCGGTATCCGAACTGGTGAGGTCACTATCATCGGGCACTTCAGCGCCATAAGTATTGGGAGAATTGATCATAGTCTTAAGAAGTGCTTCCGCTATCACTGCGTAGCCGTCGTCGAGCCGCTTCGATGAGTGGACTCTCTGGATACTCCAGGATTAAGGTTTCCAAATACCGGCGGCCGCGTTTTAGGTCGTTCAATGCCTCGACGGCAATCCGACCGGCTTCGAAGAGCGCCTGATCAGGTCTCAGCGATCCTGTGCCAATCTTCACTATCCGGTCAAGCGCTTCAAGCGCAGCACGATGATTGCCGCGCATTTCTTCCATCCTGGCTACCATCCTCAATGCAGACTCGACAACTCGCGGCGCGTTCCCTTCGGCTGAAATCTCCGTCAAACTGCCGATAGCCTCATCGATGCGTCCAATGAAATTGAGCAAGTCGCACCGACCTAATGCAGCAAGTGATGTGGAATCTTCTGTAAGGTCGTCGATTAAGGTCATCAACTCAAGCGCATCGTTGGCTTCCACCGAAGCGGGTTCTGCCATCACTAACTGGGCGGCTTGCTGGCGAGCGTCGGTTGGCTTTCCGGTACGAAAGTAGAGGCGCGCCAGTTCGAGTCGGGCGCGGGTTGCGCCCTGTGCTTTGCGTCCGGTATTGCGAATGATGGCTTCAAGTCTGGAGCGGGTCTGCGCGAAGTCCCTTTCGTGCAGATATGTCAGAGCGATGTCGATTTCAATCTCGCCGGGATCGTCGATCGAACTGCCGGAGATCTTCTTCAATATTGCCAGAGC harbors:
- a CDS encoding PAS domain S-box protein — protein: MINSPNTYGAEVPDDSDLTSSDTGRIVNREMIVLTGERIAIAGTVWIELLGLRLTTELYAREVTDRLYNWIEPSDRGRYGHFISNGNGSALFQLIKVEGAKDRRELILTVVGTGVERVVIGLVNVVQTQDEPDQDTPSDIVTTLNAVFDGIEDAIFLLDEETMAVHRTNLAAARMFETSAGALIGQSPFDLIAEPERRNEVLGNIRSKLKALGTLHFDMMMRRGSGDLFPALHGVTVIKDKNLRRIGLMWIVSDMSHRVSLNRAVIELETRYRLLFERSGDPTFIIDAGTLKVIDANNAAAGQLGYSRRELIGLPIQQLTPEERWDAMYDDLKRIGDGIGVLDGINLTRDGRKVPVQVTVSSAELNGRNVLLAASRNVSDQRQLEEQRVRAQKLDAVRQITGGLAHELSQPLQALVTIAELITRPELIESELRLLASRINPAVERMVSLIEQMKRIVKLETKPYAGKDDILDIEHSSR
- a CDS encoding redoxin domain-containing protein, whose amino-acid sequence is MVAPEFPAGLDWVNTPGPIRLSDLKGKVVLLDFWTYCCINCMHIIPDLKRLEREFPVELVVIGVHSAKFTQEGRTENIRQAVARYEIEHPVVNDYRFVVWQSYGANAWPTVVLIDPLGRIVMQAAGEGVYARFAEPIRKLVVEYSKQGVLTRDPLKLTAGGPSPAARAFSFPGKVTADETGRRLFISDQNRNRIVIWDAQNERVIDVIGSGETGLKDGQFESATFNHPQGMTLVGDRLYIADTENHAIREADLTSRMVTTLAGNGSQLLWPRGGGKGSETALSSPWDIVHRDGLIYIAMAGTHQIWTLRIADGWVEPFAGSGREGLHDGPRLAAALAQPSGLALLGDRIYFADSEVSAIRFVELGDGGQVGTVVGEDLFEFGDRDGIGDAVRLQHPLGIATDGKVLYIADTYNSKVKIIDPSDRSSRTLYGNGEPGLADGEGKMARLYEPGGIAWAAGRLYIADTNNHLIRSADPSGRELTTLQIEVSARSAVTTLKPDTLDGLSVGEGKGALVLRISLPTGMKLNDGAPVVVTLTDGGGVIDLPTGTSREFRIDELFELPVVWMSGRGVMSLEVSYVYCGEIDPDLCYPGHHRIALPVDVVETGVSRAALTLKPRPKM